In a single window of the Nocardiopsis composta genome:
- a CDS encoding TadA family conjugal transfer-associated ATPase: MSAPRPGPGLVEAVRARLARDGVEPSAARVAAALRAEGGVLGDAEVLEVVRALRAELAGAGPLEPLLDDPEVTDILVNGPEEVWVDGADGLRPAGVRFSGEEAVLGLARRLAAQAGRRLDASAPWCDARLPSGARFHAVLPPIAPEGACLSLRIPPRRGFDLAELSARGVLPPAASRLLAALVRSRAALLLTGGTGSGKTTLLSTLLSLADPGERLVLVEDSAELRPDHPHVVRLQTRPPNIEGTGEVTLDQLVRQALRMRPDRLVVGEVRGPEVVSLLAAMNTGHEGGAGTVHANAAAELPARIEALACAAGLGREAAHGQLCATRAVVVHMVRGPDGRRAPSEVCVLRRGRDGLVRAVPAVRFDGAGGWTEGEGRPDLVDRVGTAWREGR, from the coding sequence ATGAGCGCGCCGCGTCCCGGGCCCGGTCTGGTGGAGGCGGTCCGCGCCCGGCTGGCGCGGGACGGGGTCGAGCCCAGCGCGGCCCGGGTGGCCGCGGCGCTGCGCGCCGAGGGCGGGGTGCTCGGCGACGCCGAGGTGCTGGAGGTGGTCCGGGCGCTCCGCGCCGAGCTGGCCGGCGCCGGGCCGCTGGAGCCCTTGCTGGACGATCCCGAGGTCACCGACATCCTGGTGAACGGCCCGGAGGAGGTGTGGGTCGACGGCGCCGACGGGCTGCGCCCGGCCGGGGTCCGGTTCTCCGGCGAGGAGGCGGTGCTCGGGCTGGCCCGCAGGCTGGCCGCCCAGGCCGGGCGGCGGCTGGACGCCTCCGCCCCCTGGTGCGACGCCCGGCTGCCGTCCGGCGCCCGGTTCCACGCGGTGCTGCCGCCGATCGCCCCGGAGGGGGCCTGCCTGTCGCTGCGCATCCCGCCGCGGCGCGGGTTCGACCTGGCGGAGCTGAGTGCGCGCGGGGTGCTTCCGCCGGCGGCCTCCCGGCTGCTCGCCGCCCTGGTCCGGTCCCGGGCCGCCCTGCTGCTCACCGGCGGTACCGGGAGCGGGAAGACGACGCTGCTGTCCACCCTGCTCTCGCTGGCCGACCCGGGCGAGCGCCTGGTGCTGGTGGAGGACTCCGCCGAGCTCCGCCCGGACCACCCGCACGTCGTCCGGCTGCAGACCCGGCCGCCCAACATCGAGGGCACCGGTGAGGTCACCCTGGACCAGCTGGTCCGCCAGGCCCTGCGGATGCGCCCGGACCGGCTGGTGGTCGGCGAGGTGCGCGGCCCCGAGGTGGTGAGCCTGCTGGCCGCCATGAACACGGGCCACGAGGGCGGCGCCGGCACGGTGCACGCCAACGCCGCCGCGGAGCTGCCGGCCCGGATCGAGGCGCTGGCCTGCGCGGCCGGGCTGGGCCGGGAGGCCGCGCACGGCCAGCTGTGCGCCACCCGCGCGGTGGTGGTGCACATGGTGCGCGGGCCGGACGGGCGGCGGGCGCCGTCCGAGGTCTGCGTGCTGCGCCGGGGCCGGGACGGCCTGGTCCGCGCGGTGCCCGCGGTCCGCTTCGACGGCGCGGGCGGGTGGACCGAGGGCGAGGGCCGCCCCGACCTGGTGGACCGGGTGGGCACCGCGTGGCGGGAGGGCCGGTGA
- the ssd gene encoding septum site-determining protein Ssd, with the protein MNDAPAARPLLATADPDLLDDLLRLAAAASVEVSVADSAALAGRDWGRAPLAVVGGDLLAALAELEPARHPNAVVALRGEPAGTGPPAEADALRIGARALLRLPAEEERLAGLLADSAQRRAGPCAVLAVLGGRGGAGASVLSVALALAGVRAGLRTALLDADPLGGGLDLLCGGDSLDGTRWDALIPREGRMSWEALRGVLPSVRGCPLVTWPRGPAAEVPAAALRAVLGAAALGGDLVVVDLPRSLGPCAEEALRRCTAALLVVPADFLSVMAAYRAAPALRTLTAAPWVVTRAADASLPAAAVASALGLPLLGDVPDDPRLGRALDRGDLPGARPSSVLARAADRLLAAARSGEAARC; encoded by the coding sequence ATGAACGACGCACCCGCCGCCCGCCCCCTGCTCGCCACCGCCGACCCCGATCTCCTGGACGACCTGCTCCGGCTGGCCGCCGCCGCGTCCGTGGAGGTCTCCGTGGCCGATTCGGCCGCCCTGGCCGGGCGCGACTGGGGCCGCGCCCCGCTGGCCGTGGTCGGCGGCGACCTGCTCGCCGCCCTAGCCGAGCTGGAGCCGGCCCGGCACCCCAACGCGGTCGTCGCGCTGCGCGGGGAGCCGGCGGGGACCGGGCCGCCGGCCGAGGCCGATGCGCTGCGCATCGGCGCCCGGGCGCTGCTCCGGCTGCCCGCGGAGGAGGAGCGGCTGGCCGGCCTGCTGGCCGACTCCGCGCAGCGCAGGGCGGGCCCGTGCGCGGTCCTCGCCGTGCTGGGCGGCCGGGGCGGAGCCGGGGCCAGCGTGCTCTCGGTGGCGCTCGCCCTGGCCGGGGTGCGCGCCGGGCTGCGCACCGCGCTCCTGGACGCCGACCCGCTGGGCGGCGGGCTGGACCTGCTCTGCGGCGGGGACTCCCTGGACGGCACCCGGTGGGACGCCCTCATCCCGCGCGAGGGCCGGATGAGCTGGGAGGCGCTGCGCGGCGTGCTGCCGTCGGTGCGCGGCTGCCCGCTGGTCACCTGGCCCCGCGGGCCGGCCGCGGAAGTCCCGGCGGCCGCGCTGCGCGCGGTGCTGGGGGCCGCGGCGCTCGGCGGCGACCTGGTCGTCGTCGACCTGCCCCGTTCGCTGGGTCCGTGCGCGGAGGAGGCGCTGCGCCGCTGCACCGCCGCGCTGCTGGTGGTACCGGCCGACTTCCTGTCCGTCATGGCCGCCTACCGCGCGGCCCCGGCGCTGCGCACCCTGACCGCGGCCCCCTGGGTGGTCACCCGGGCGGCGGACGCGTCGCTGCCCGCCGCGGCGGTCGCGTCCGCGCTGGGGCTGCCGCTCCTCGGAGACGTTCCCGACGATCCCCGGCTGGGCCGCGCCCTGGACCGGGGCGACCTGCCCGGCGCCCGGCCGTCGTCGGTACTGGCCCGCGCCGCCGACCGGCTGCTGGCGGCGGCCCGCTCCGGAGAGGCGGCCCGATGCTGA
- a CDS encoding oxidoreductase, with amino-acid sequence MNAVTADPLQRIAELPGVGEAVEETRTVVDRLLGHRVLRRRSADVSLESALRGAHASAVLDGARADLEEVRSGAADDPLIKGALRVSGELGQLVEIWRKAPRQVLARLHTLAAADGVGADALGRPRAAGEPAQDPLGLGAAPSPGAVAARLDGLDGLLDARASVPALVVSAIVHGELLALRPFGWGDGVVARAAGRLTLIDRGLDPKSLVPPELGHRQRSEEYAEALRGYVSGTPEGVAAWVVHCCTAVADGARDSLATCEALKRG; translated from the coding sequence GTGAACGCGGTGACAGCCGATCCGCTGCAGCGGATCGCGGAACTTCCCGGTGTCGGCGAGGCGGTCGAGGAGACCCGGACCGTCGTCGACCGGCTCCTCGGCCATCGGGTGCTGCGGCGGCGCAGCGCCGACGTCTCCCTGGAGTCCGCGCTGCGCGGTGCGCACGCCTCGGCGGTGCTGGACGGCGCCCGGGCCGATCTGGAGGAGGTCCGCTCCGGCGCCGCGGACGACCCGCTGATCAAGGGCGCGCTGCGCGTCTCCGGCGAGCTCGGTCAGCTGGTGGAGATCTGGCGGAAGGCGCCCCGGCAGGTGCTGGCCCGGTTGCACACGCTGGCCGCCGCGGACGGGGTCGGCGCCGACGCGCTCGGCCGGCCGCGCGCCGCCGGGGAGCCGGCGCAGGACCCGCTCGGCCTCGGCGCGGCCCCGTCCCCCGGGGCGGTGGCCGCGCGCCTGGACGGCCTGGACGGGCTGCTGGACGCGCGCGCGTCGGTGCCCGCCCTGGTCGTGTCGGCGATCGTGCACGGCGAGCTGCTGGCGCTGCGCCCGTTCGGCTGGGGCGACGGGGTGGTGGCGCGGGCGGCCGGGCGGCTGACCCTGATCGACCGCGGCCTGGACCCGAAGTCGCTGGTCCCGCCGGAGCTGGGGCACCGGCAGCGGAGCGAGGAGTACGCGGAGGCGCTGCGCGGCTACGTCTCCGGCACCCCCGAGGGGGTCGCCGCCTGGGTGGTGCACTGCTGCACCGCGGTCGCCGACGGCGCCCGGGACTCCCTGGCCACCTGCGAGGCGCTCAAGCGAGGCTAG
- the acs gene encoding acetate--CoA ligase: protein MAETSQGQEALSNLLHESRRFPPPADLAAAANVKAGAYETAAADRTAFWAEQAGRLRWEKPWDTVLDWQPPFAKWFTGGEINVAVNCLDRHVEAGLGDRVAYHWEGEPGDTRTITYAQLKDMVCQAANALLELGVAKGDRVAIYMPMIPETVVAMLACARIGAVHMVVFGGFSVDALGTRLDDSEAKVVVTADGGYRRGAPSSLKPAVDQAVAERPAVEHVLVVRRTGQEVDWTEGRDVWWHDIVDRQSTEHAAEGHDAEHPLYIMYTSGTTAKPKGILHTTGGYLTQVSYTHWAVFDIKPETDVFWTAADIGWVTGHSYIVYGPLSNAATSVMYEGTPDTPHKGRFWEIVEKYGVTIAYMAPTAIRTFMKWGSDVPAQFDLSSLRILGSVGEPINPEAYIWYRKHIGGDRTPVVDTWWQTETGAIMVSPLPGVTEGKPGAAMRPLPGLAVDVVDEKGEPVGNGEGGYIVVREPWPSMLRGIWGDPERYKDTYWSRFDGLYFPGDGAKKDEDGDLWLLGRVDDVMLVSGHNISTTEVESALVSHPSVAEAAVVGAKDPVSGQAIVSFVILRGEAGEGGEALLKELRDHVASSLGPIAKPRKIMVVPELPKTRSGKIMRRLLRDVAENRELGDVSTLTDAGSMKTIRDAFGSAGGDDE from the coding sequence GTGGCTGAGACTTCGCAGGGGCAAGAGGCCCTGTCCAACCTGCTTCACGAGTCGCGTCGCTTTCCACCGCCCGCGGATCTCGCCGCAGCGGCCAACGTGAAGGCCGGCGCCTACGAGACCGCCGCCGCCGACCGCACCGCCTTCTGGGCGGAGCAGGCCGGCCGCCTGCGCTGGGAGAAGCCCTGGGACACCGTCCTGGACTGGCAGCCCCCCTTCGCCAAGTGGTTCACCGGCGGCGAGATCAACGTCGCGGTCAACTGCCTGGACCGGCACGTCGAGGCGGGCCTGGGCGACCGCGTCGCCTACCACTGGGAGGGCGAGCCGGGCGACACCCGGACCATCACCTACGCCCAGCTGAAGGACATGGTCTGCCAGGCCGCCAACGCCCTGCTCGAACTGGGCGTGGCCAAGGGCGACCGGGTCGCCATCTACATGCCGATGATCCCGGAGACGGTCGTCGCCATGCTGGCCTGCGCCCGCATCGGCGCCGTGCACATGGTGGTCTTCGGCGGCTTCTCGGTGGACGCGCTGGGCACCCGGCTCGACGACAGCGAGGCCAAGGTGGTCGTCACGGCCGACGGCGGGTACCGGCGCGGCGCGCCGAGCTCGCTCAAGCCCGCGGTCGACCAGGCTGTCGCCGAGCGCCCCGCCGTCGAGCACGTGCTGGTGGTCCGGCGCACCGGCCAGGAGGTCGACTGGACCGAGGGCCGCGACGTGTGGTGGCACGACATCGTCGACCGGCAGAGCACCGAGCACGCCGCCGAGGGCCACGACGCCGAGCACCCGCTGTACATCATGTACACCAGCGGCACCACGGCCAAGCCCAAGGGCATCCTGCACACCACCGGCGGCTACCTCACCCAGGTCTCCTACACGCACTGGGCGGTCTTCGACATCAAGCCGGAGACCGACGTGTTCTGGACCGCGGCCGACATCGGCTGGGTGACCGGGCACTCCTACATCGTCTACGGCCCGCTCTCCAACGCGGCGACCTCGGTCATGTACGAGGGCACCCCGGACACCCCGCACAAGGGCCGGTTCTGGGAGATCGTGGAGAAGTACGGGGTGACCATCGCCTACATGGCGCCCACCGCGATCCGCACCTTCATGAAGTGGGGCTCGGACGTCCCGGCCCAGTTCGACCTGTCCAGCCTGCGCATCCTCGGCTCGGTCGGCGAGCCGATCAACCCCGAGGCCTACATCTGGTACCGCAAGCACATCGGCGGCGACCGCACCCCGGTGGTGGACACCTGGTGGCAGACCGAGACCGGGGCGATCATGGTCAGCCCGCTGCCCGGGGTCACCGAGGGCAAGCCCGGCGCGGCCATGCGCCCGCTGCCCGGCCTGGCGGTGGACGTCGTCGACGAGAAGGGCGAGCCGGTCGGGAACGGCGAGGGCGGCTACATCGTCGTCCGCGAGCCGTGGCCGTCCATGCTCCGCGGCATCTGGGGCGACCCGGAGCGGTACAAGGACACCTACTGGTCCCGGTTCGACGGGCTGTACTTCCCCGGCGACGGCGCCAAGAAGGACGAGGACGGCGACCTCTGGCTGCTCGGCCGGGTCGACGACGTCATGCTCGTCTCCGGGCACAACATCTCCACCACCGAGGTGGAATCCGCCCTGGTCTCGCACCCCTCGGTCGCCGAGGCCGCGGTGGTCGGCGCCAAGGACCCGGTCTCCGGGCAGGCCATCGTCTCCTTCGTGATCCTGCGCGGCGAGGCCGGCGAGGGCGGCGAGGCCCTGCTCAAGGAGCTCCGCGACCACGTCGCCTCCTCGCTCGGCCCGATCGCCAAGCCGCGCAAGATCATGGTCGTCCCGGAGCTGCCCAAGACCCGGTCCGGCAAGATCATGCGCCGCCTGCTCCGCGACGTCGCGGAGAACCGGGAGCTCGGCGACGTCTCCACGCTCACCGACGCCGGATCCATGAAAACAA